A section of the Malania oleifera isolate guangnan ecotype guangnan chromosome 2, ASM2987363v1, whole genome shotgun sequence genome encodes:
- the LOC131148078 gene encoding uncharacterized protein LOC131148078, with protein sequence MRPPSFVGRPNLIVAENWVQEVGEILAVLACTDKQKMAFATFKLTRVVKHKWRSVRMIDEQRPDLMSMSWSLFKDLFFERYFLAIVWNTKAAEFLHLTQGLMTMTQYAARFLELYRFAPHLAADEEKKARKFEEGLKQSLFKQVIGFRVQTFAKVVDRATVIESDVAVDIQVNAGWARTSAIDVGDPGTDLGRIKD encoded by the exons ATGAGACCTCCTTCCTTTGTTGGAAGACCTAACCTGATTGTGGCcgagaattgggtacaggaagTCGGGGAGATTTTAGCAGTACTGGCATGTACTGACAAGCAAAAAATGGCGTTTGCAACGTTTAAACTGACAAGAGTGGTAAAGCACAAGTGGAGATCAGTGCGTATGATTGACGAGCAGAGGCCGGATCTAATGTCAATGTCATGGAGTCTATTCAAGGATTTGTTTTTTGAGCGATATTTTCTTGCTATTGTTTGGAAcacaaaggcagcagagtttctacatctgacTCAGGGGTTGATGACGATGACACAGTATGCTGCACGATTTCTTGAGTTATACCGTTTCGCCCCACATTTAGCAGCAGACGAAGAGAAAAAGGCtagaaagtttgaagaaggatTGAAGCAGAGTTTATTTAAGCAAGTTATTGGCTTTCGAGTTCAGACGTTTGCCAAGGTGGTGGACAGAGCTACTGTTATTGAAAGTG ATGTGGCTgtagacatccaggtgaatgcaGGATGGGCGAGGACGtctgctatcgatgtgggagacccAGGCACAGATCTTGGTCGTATCAAGGATTGA